In Anaerobacillus isosaccharinicus, one genomic interval encodes:
- a CDS encoding response regulator transcription factor: protein MKAIIVDDEKHVREGLLLLGRWDKYGINTIFEAGDGEEAIKLITEHRPQLIFTDMRMPKKDGVKLLKWIHASAIPCTTIVISGYEDYEYMRNAIQYKSFDYILKPIDPEILNETLEKAVKEWQVQDLLRTPKVKEDQIKKTKFQKEKNSIQNIEEYLRSNYQSEINLQEIAEKFFLCKEYISRKFKQEYGETLTDYLMKIRVQKAKELLVIEHVKIYEVAYNVGYQNEKYFSKVFKKVVGVTPNEYKNSLSN from the coding sequence ATGAAAGCAATAATCGTTGACGATGAAAAACACGTGCGTGAAGGATTGCTTCTATTAGGTCGATGGGACAAATATGGCATAAACACAATATTTGAAGCTGGGGATGGAGAAGAGGCAATAAAGCTTATCACCGAGCATCGTCCCCAACTTATTTTTACCGATATGAGAATGCCGAAAAAAGATGGCGTAAAACTACTAAAATGGATCCACGCTTCAGCAATTCCTTGTACCACAATAGTCATAAGTGGTTATGAAGATTATGAGTATATGAGAAATGCAATTCAATACAAAAGTTTTGATTATATTTTAAAACCGATTGACCCCGAGATTTTAAATGAAACATTAGAAAAAGCCGTAAAGGAATGGCAAGTGCAAGACCTATTAAGAACACCAAAGGTTAAAGAAGATCAAATTAAGAAAACAAAGTTCCAAAAGGAAAAAAATAGTATCCAAAATATTGAAGAATACCTACGCTCTAATTATCAGAGTGAGATCAACCTTCAAGAAATTGCTGAAAAATTTTTCTTATGTAAAGAATACATTTCACGAAAGTTTAAACAAGAATATGGGGAAACACTCACAGACTACTTAATGAAAATCAGAGTTCAAAAAGCGAAGGAATTACTCGTAATTGAACATGTGAAAATCTATGAGGTTGCCTATAATGTAGGTTACCAAAATGAGAAGTACTTTAGTAAAGTTTTTAAAAAAGTAGTAGGAGTAACCCCAAACGAATATAAGAATTCATTATCCAATTAG